The sequence below is a genomic window from Setaria italica strain Yugu1 chromosome IV, Setaria_italica_v2.0, whole genome shotgun sequence.
AACAAGTGCAGGGAGTGTTTTGTTGGCAGTGGAGGCAGACACCCTGCATACGGGTGAAAGAGACCTACACAGCAATGGCTGTGTGCGTGGGGGGACCGAGCTCCTTTTCCAGGGATTCAGAGTTGAATGCCTAGATGCTGCCGTGTCGCCCCCATGGGCGACGACGATCAGAGCTCGGTTATCATTCACCGGTACATCAACTGAATTTATACGAAATTCAGAAACCATAATCCTTGGAGAACTCTCAACTAGTAGTAAAAATATCATATACTGCCTGTTCTATCATCCTCTCTACCTGTGTCTTGGTGAGTTCGAGCAGTGTGTGATTTGGCAAGCGAAGAAGTGGATAGCCAGAGACTGACAGGGGCACAGGGTACTCACCCGAACTGAGACGGGTAGATCGCAGCCGGGCCACCGCCGTGCTGGGGCATCATCTGGGGAGAGGCCGGTGCCCTGGGGATGAAGTGCGGGCCCTGGGCCGGGACCTGCAAGTGGGGCCCTGGATATGGCCCCCTGCTGCCTGTAACAACAATTACCTGCCATGTTATTGGCTGCAGACGTAGAGAGTGGGAGAGGGAGAAAGGGAAAGCAACAACACCATACGAATAAATGGGCTGCGCTGCAGAAAAATTCAGGCCATGAGCGCGCGCAACGCAAGGGGTAAAAACCGACAGCACTGTTCGCTTCCGTCTGCGCGTGCAGGCCGCAGGCATGTGCGACCCGCGCCGATACGTTACGCTCCCGCGGTTCGCCGCTTTGACCGAGCTCGCCGGGCGCCCGGTCGACTCGtcggtcgtcgccgtcgcctgctGTTTTCGCGCTCGCCCCTTTTCAGTTTTTTCGCAAGCCGGGCAGACAAGGCTACCTACCAGGCTACGAGCAGCCTACTGTGCAACTCCAACGGCACCAAAAAGCGTAGCGTAAACTGAAAACTAGCCAGGCGCGTGCGCTACAGGCCCACAGGAGCAGTGGAGGTGGAGCACCGGTTCTTATTTCTCACAGCAACGCGTTCGCGTCTTCAGGTTCGCTTCGCTCCTGCCGGACACTGCGGAGTAATGAAACCTGCAGCAACAATGCGGCGGCAACAATGCGCGGTGGTACTACGGAGGAACAGGGAATTAGTTGGTCAAGGACGCTGTCCGCAGCGAATCCAATCTTGGATTTGCGTCGCGTTGTTGGCTCCGAAACGCTCCAAACCAAGAACAGTCAGTCAGGCCGTCAGGGCTCCCAGAAAGGCCAGGAACCGGCTTGGTCCGGTCAAAGAGGATATACGCGACCGCGAGTATTTTTAAGTTTCTAACATGTTTTTCTAAGGCCAGGCGTTGTTCACTAGGGATTGTTCCTGATCCTGATTCTCCCCTCCACTAGATGGAGGGGGCCTGGCCACCAGGCCAGTGGCCACAAGACCACCGTCCCCGGCCGCCCATGGCCTTTACACCTCGTTCCCGCTGGCACCGATGGCTGAGGGGGTGAAGTGAACTGGCCGCAACCGACCGACCGGCCGGCCTCACCAACACGTCCGGTCAAAGCGAGAATCCTCCCCGGCGATTAAACTACCCGGCGGAAAGCCAAAAGAAACCCCAAAGAAATCGGGAGGGGGACTGTGGATGGGGCGAGCCCATAACTGCCGTTCTAACTGCCAGTTGGTCTGCGgcgatagaaaaaaaaaaggggaattGCGATCGATCGGACGGCCGCGCGGAGTGGGGCACGAACCCAATTGAACTGACAGGCCAGCCTGGGCAAGCTCACCCCATATGACTTCCTCGCTTGCTGCTGCCGTGTGCTGGCACGCAGGGCGTGGCTTTACTCGCTcggcgggcccgcgcgtcagcgACGACTGCATGCCGGCCCGCCCGTCGGCTACCTCCCCGGCTGGCGTAGCGGAAAGGAGGGGAAAAAGCCTTGTCCGGTGGCAATGGCGAGAGGGGGTGTTCAACAGGGGGCTAGTCGTGTTGTTGCTGATGAGCACGCGGGGGATGGGATGGGGGTCGAGCAAATGAGATCAATGCGCGTGCGGATAGATAAggagttttcttttccttggggTTGTCGCTCACCTCGAGGctgggcggggcggggcggcccgAGCGAGGCAATGTTGCAGTTGGCGCGCCGCCCGGCGATCGTCGGGTTCGGGTCCTgcaccgcgcgccgcgccgcctccggctcCCGGAACGTCACCTGCGGGTATCAGACACACACACGGCCGCCTCAGGAACACGCACGGAAAAAAGAAGGGGAGGTGGCGATGGGTTCGGCTCGGCGGGGGGGCGCTTACGAATCCGTAGCCCTTGGAGCGGCCGGTGAGGCGGTCGGTGATGACGACGGCCTCCAGGATGTCGCCGTACCGCTCGAAGTGCTGCCGGAGCCCCTCCGAGGGCGTCTCCCACGCCAGCCCGCCCACGAACACCTTCGTCAGGGTCGTGTCGCCGAACCGCGACCGGTACGGCcgtggcccgccgccgccggcccccggagacgcggccgccgacgacgacggagcGGCCGCCATCACGCGCGGCTCGCGGCGCGGACGAAGCCTCGACGCGGTGACCCGGCGAGCAGCGGAGCGCGGGAGCTAGCAGGCGCACGCGCCGGGATGGGGGCCCGGGCTACTGTGCCTCGCGTTGCGGTTGCGCCGCGGCACGCCGCCGTGCGCTCGCTCTCCTGTGCGTGGCTGGTTTTGGAAGCGGACGAGTCCACCACTCCCATATAAAACCTCGCTGTGATCGAGGTGGCTTAATGATCGTTGGAGAGGGGGAATCTGATGATCAGGTGGGTTGGGGttggggaggagagagagacggACAGACAGGTTGCAAGGGGTTTTGCGCTGGAGGGGACGGTTTGGATGGGGGTGACAGCTATGCTGATCCTTTTATACCGTTTCTTTCCCCCTTTTTTGCTTTGTGTTTCCTCTTGTGTTTCGGTAGCTTTGAGAATTTTCTACGACACTTAGGGAACCATTTGAAGCGGGTTTTTTTATACTTTCATGAATCCTTTGTTTTTCTTGTATTTCTTTAcatttaggtcccgtttggatcattggaattgaattccatcctaataatcataatttagacacaaattaattaagctaatataattgtatgtggaatatagttgtatattatagttggtgatatgggagagatacttgtatgctgcacttctactatagagaagcgagtctaagagcgtgctataagaattgaattccattctaataaccataatctatacaatcaatttccatctcccaccccatgaatttaagataggcttatatctaaactttggaaagttgtggaatgccacattccaacataaattagcctactccataaatagattccaattccttggacccaaacggagCCTATTTTGAGAATTGATATAACTTTTCGGCATGTTTTGAACAGTTTTCATATTGAAAAATACGTGGTTTGAACCACATTTTATCTGAAAACAGCTAACGAGCCGATAATAATGGCGGACTTTTGGCGGTTTGCATCCATTTGCCGCTAGTGTTTGCAAACCGCATAATTTTACTGGAGACAGCTAATAAACGTGTACCGTGATTTACTCTGGTGGTAGGTAGGCCTTATAGCCGTTGAATTTTGCAGTGAGTGTGATGAAAGTagatgttcaaaatttcatCATGAGACAATAAGTTATCTATCCTATTATGAGAAACTTGCATACTATCCCTCATGTTTCATCCTCATCAACCTTACCTTCTGAACCATAAATCCATATTTTTCCACTTATTAGCTtctccctcttctctcttcttcccCAAAGTTCACCCTTGATTATGCTCATCCACATTTTTTTATTCTACCTTTATCAACCCACACACCTATATAATGTTCCTTAGATTTATTAGTCATGCATCTCCATGAGCCTCAAATTAAAGCAGGCATAACGATTACAAACAAATGCTAGCTGTTGAGCAGAATCAAATGACCTAGAAATTGCCAAGCATTTTGTTTGATGGATTTTAAAAAAAACCCAGTATTTTCACGGGAAACAACTAATAAGCTAATATCACTGACTTACTCTAACACTACTGAATTTCACATATGACTGTTGAAATTTTGCATGAGAAAAATGAGCTGGTGCCACTCATATTCCATCTCAGCCGCATAAGAACAATTATTCTAACCGTTGAGAGAATATCGATGACTTACTCCGGCAGTTGATGGGCATTTTGTTTGCCATATTTTTCAAAACATATATTTTCATTGGAAACAACTAATAGGCTGATATGACTTCCTCTGGGAGTTGGTAGGCCTTTAGGCCACTGGATTTCAAACATAAGTGATGATGATCATAAAATTTTACACCAGAAGAATAAGCTACCTACATAAAATTTGGAATACCAGTTAGGTGCTCTTCGTATTCAATCCTCAACTACGTCAATATCCTAACTACCAATCAATCTTCCAATGCTATTCAAATTTTCCGTCTCCATGATCTCTTCCGCATTTTGTCATTATTCACCTCCAACCAGTCCACCTAGATCTATAATGTTTCTTATAGAGTTTTATCTATGTCGTCCATAATCTTCACAAGAAGTAGAAGCAATTATTACACACACCTAAGGCTAGAAGCACAACATATTGTACCTTTTATGCTACctccttttttccttctttttttgtgTTTTCCACTTGGAACATGAATAAAGGATACCAAAATGAAACACTCCTCACATTCCCCCTTCAGTCACGTTGGCACACCCTATTGATAAACTTTGTTCATTTTCTCTTCTTCAAAGTCCATTCCCGTTAAGGTTGTCCTCTTCACATGATAGCATTCTTGCTCTTATATATTATTAGTGTGTGCTCCCAACTTATTCGTGGTCCTTAAAGAGC
It includes:
- the LOC101771218 gene encoding RNA-binding protein 38, with amino-acid sequence MAAAPSSSAAASPGAGGGGPRPYRSRFGDTTLTKVFVGGLAWETPSEGLRQHFERYGDILEAVVITDRLTGRSKGYGFVTFREPEAARRAVQDPNPTIAGRRANCNIASLGPPRPAQPRGSRGPYPGPHLQVPAQGPHFIPRAPASPQMMPQHGGGPAAIYPSQFGYWYPPDFQYPQAMANPQVLQNYYPQMYGLTSPTASPYHQYVGYMAPPAPTPRPLLPPPPPAQQVAVQPLAQHPPAAQQVAMQPLLQHPTPQIQSSFFPAPSLPPNFRLQLPPPQALSVLPPNTTESQPADQAATSAARVTNASSAPGA